In Salmo salar chromosome ssa03, Ssal_v3.1, whole genome shotgun sequence, a single genomic region encodes these proteins:
- the mybpc2a gene encoding myosin binding protein Ca isoform X12 gives MPEAKKPAAKTDKAAAAPADKADGVTDEGSECRDELLSDSEELPDDETVPGGQSELTGLFVERPESTTVIKGKNVTFVAKVDSSDLLRKPNMKWLKGKWLDLGSKAGKHVQFKEAYDRNSKVYTYEMSIIKVVEGDAGGYRCEVTSKDKCDSCTFEVTVEAVQEEQPANILDAFKRSGDAGEDAGDLDFSALLKKREKKARDEPKEDVDVWEILKDAKPCDYEKIAFDYGITDLRGLLKRLKKMKKVEPKKSDAFLKKLEQCYSVDKGKRTQMHVELHDPNVQVKWLKNGVEIKPSAKYVFECVGNKRTLTINKCNLSDDAAYECVVGEEKSFTEVFVKEPPVTITKLLDDVHVVVGEKVEFECEVSEEGANVKWMKDGVELTKDGKIRIKKDGKKHTLVINEATIEDIGMYYVYTNGGESKGELEVEAKELEVLQSIADLSVKACEQAMFKCEVSDEKVVGKWFKDGVEVKPGNRIKMSHIGRIHKLTIDDVKPQDEGNYTFVPEGYALSLSAKLNFIEIKIEYVPRQDPPKIHLDTSSTGSKNTIVVVAGNKLRLDVEITGEPVPTVCWMKGDTVISEAEGRVRVETRTTLSSFVIEGAERPDEGQYSIIVTNPAGEDRAELTVKIVDVPNPPENVRCMGVGEDTATITWDPPKFDGGAPIKGYLMERKKQGSSRWTKLNFEVFESTTYEAKKMIEGVFYEMRVFAVNGIGISQPSGNSKPFMPIAPTSEPTRLTVEDVTDSTCALKWRPPERVGAGGVDGYIIEWCKEGEDNWVAANKEPVDKNTYRVKGLPTGEKLLFRVVAMNIAGRSPPCTMKQSVTIREIMEYPKIRLPRQLRTKFIRKVGEKINLVIPFQGKPRPVVNWLKDGEPLENKSVGIRTSDFDTILFIRSAERDHSGTYTLSVQIDNMQDKADIHIQIVDKPGPPINVMVTDVWGFNAALEWKPPKDTGNTDITGYTIQKADKKTQGWFTVYEHNRRPSCTASDLVMGNEYSFRVFSENICGLSDEVAFSKNTAIIGKTDLEYNKPAFKERDMSSSPKFTAPLVDRVVVAGYSTAISCAVRAYPKAKIVWMKNKMIIGEDPKFLMQNNQGVLTLNIRKPSQFDGGKYSCKAINDLGEDEVECRLEVRVLKEKKEGDEEKK, from the exons CTGCCAAGACAGATAAGGCTGCAGCAGCACCTGCTG ataagG CAGATGGTGTTACAGATG AGGGAAGTGAGTGCAGAGATG AGCTCTTGTCAGATTCAGAAG AATTGCCCGATGATG AGACTGTCCCAGGGGGGCAGTCCGAGCTGACCGGACTATTTGTAGAGAGGCCAGAGAGCACTACAGTAATCAAAG GGAAGAACGTCACATTTGTGGCTAAAGTGGACTCATCTGACCTGCTGAGGAAGCCCAACATGAAATGGCTGAAAGGGAAGTGGCTGGACCTGGGCAGCAAGGCTGGCAAGCACGTGCAGTTTAAAGAGGCCTATGACAGGAACTCCAAG GtctacacatatgagatgagcatcATCAAAGTAGTGGAAGGAGACGCAGGTGGCTACCGCTGTGAGGTCACCTCCAAAGACAAGTGTGACAGCTGTACATTTGAAGTCACAGTGGAAG CCGTACAAGAAGAGCAGCCCGCCAACATCCTGGATGCCTTCAAGCGATC gggagatgcaggagaggatgcAGGTGACCTGGACTTCAGTGCCCTCCTCAAAAAAAG gGAAAAAAAGGCGAGGGACGAGCCCAAAGAGGATGTGGATGTGTGGGAGATCCTGAAGGATGCTAAGCCATGTGACTATGAGAAGATTGCCTTTGACTATGGCATCACAGACCTCAGGGGCCTACTCAAGAGACTGAAGAAGATGAAGAAGGTGGAACCCAAGAAGAGTGATG CCTTCCTGAAGAAGCTAGAGCAATGTTACTCCGTGGACAAGGGCAAGAGGACCCAGATGCATGTTGAGCTCCATGACCCCAACGTTCAGGTCAAATGGCTGAAGAACGGAGTGGAGATCAAACCCTCCGCCAA GTATGTGTTTGAGTGCGTGGGCAACAAACGGACACTCACCATCAACAAGTGCAACCTGTCTGACGATGCAGCCTATGAGTGTGTGGTGGGAGAGGAGAAGAGCTTCACTGAAGTCTTTGTCAAAG AGCCCCCAGTCACCATCACCAAGCTGCTGGACGATGTGCATGTCGTGGTGGGAGAGAAGGTGGAGTTTGAGTgtgaggtgtcagaggaaggagcCAACGTCAAATG gatgaaagatggagttgagcTGACCAAGGATGGGAAGATCAGGATAAAGAAGGATGGGAAGAAACACACTCTGGTCATCAATGAAGCAACCATAGAGGACATCGGGATGTACTATGTTTACACTAACGGGGGAGAATCCAAAGGAGAACTGGAAGTGGAAG CCAAGGAGCTGGAGGTTCTGCAGAGTATAGCTGACCTGTCGGTGAAGGCGTGTGAACAGGCCATGTTCAAGTGTGAGGTGTCTGATGAGAAGGTGGTGGGAAAATGGTTCAAGGACGGTGTGGAGGTCAAACCCGGCAACCGCATCAAGATGTCACACATCGGAAG GATCCACAAGCTGACGATTGATGACGTGAAGCCGCAGGACGAAGGAAACTACACCTTTGTCCCTGAAGGATACGCACTCTCCCTCTCCGCTAAACTCAACTTCAttg AAATCAAGATCGAATATGTTCCACGCCAAG ACCCTCCCAAAATCCACCTGGACACCAGTAGCACGGGCAGCAAGAACACCATTGTTGTGGTGGCTGGCAACAAGCTCCGCCTTGATGTGGAGATCACAGGAGAGCCTGTCCCCACTGTGTGCTGGATGAAAGGAGACACT GTGATATCGGAGGCGGAGGGCAGAGTGAGGGTGGAGACCAGGACCACTCTGAGCAGCTTTGTCATTGAGGGGGCGGAGAGGCCAGACGAAGGCCAGTACTCCATCATAGTGACCAACCCAGCCGGAGAGGACAGGGCTGAGCTCACCGTCAAGATCGTTG ATGTGCCTAACCCTCCAGAGAACGTCAGATGTATGGGAGTTGGCGAGGACACAGCCACCATTACATGGGATCCCCCCAAATTTGACGGGGGTGCGCCCATCAAAG GCTACCTGATGGAGAGGAAGAAGCAGGGTTCCTCCAGGTGGACCAAGCTGAACTTTGAGGTGTTTGAGTCAACCACGTACGAGGCCAAGAAGATGATTGAGGGTGTTTTTTATGAGATGAGAGTGTTTGCTGTCAACGGGATCGGGATCTCCCAGCCCAGCGGCAACTCAAAGCCCTTCATGCCCATCG ctcctACCAGTGAGCCCACTCGTCTGACGGTGGAGGATGTGACAGACAGCACCTGTGCCCTGAAGTGGCGTCCTCCAGAGAGGGTTGGAGCAGGGGGCGTTGACGGGTACATAATCGAGTGGTGCAAAGAAGGAG AGGATAACTGGGTGGCAGCCAATAAGGAGCCAGTGGACAAGAACACGTACCGTGTGAAGGGGCTGCCAACAGGAGAGAAGCTCTTGTTCAGAGTGGTGGCTATGAACATCGCTGGACGCAGCCCCCCCTGCACCATGAAACAGTCTGTCACCATCAGAGAGATCATGG AGTACCCAAAGATCCGCCTGCCTCGCCAGCTAAGAACCAAGTTCATCAGGAAAGTGGGCGAGAAGATCAACCTGGTCATCCCCTTCCAG ggGAAGCCTCGCCCTGTGGTCAACTGGTTGAAAGACGGTGAGCCCCTGGAGAATAAATCGGTGGGCATCCGCACCAGTGACTTTGACACCATCCTGTTCATTCGCTCGGCAGAAAGGGACCACTCTGGGACGTACACCCTGTCTGTCCAGATAGACAACATGCAGGACAAGGCTGACATACACATCCAGATCGTAG ACAAGCCAGGTCCTCCTATAAATGTGATGGTAACAGATGTGTGGGGCTTCAACGCTGCTCTGGAGTGGAAGCCCCCCAAAGACACAGGCAACACTGATATCACCGGCTACACCATCCAGAAGGCTGACAAGAAGACCCAG GGTTGGTTCACAGTGTATGAGCACAACCGCCGGCCCAGCTGCACAGCATCTGACCTGGTCATGGGGAACGAGTACTCCTTCCGTGTGTTCAGTGAGAACATCTGTGGCTTGAGCGATGAGGTAGCCTTCAGCAAGAACACTGCCATCATAGGCAAAACAG ATCTGGAATACAACAAACCAGCCTTCAAAGAGAGGGACATGAGCAGCTCCCCCAAGTTTACAGCTCCCCTAGTGGACAGGGTTGTCGTTGCAGGCTACAGTACTGCCATCAGCTGTGCTGTCCGGGCCTACCCTaag GCTAAGATAGTGTGGATGAAGAACAAGATGATCAT
- the mybpc2a gene encoding myosin binding protein Ca isoform X24: MPEAKKPAAKTDKAAAAPADKETVPGGQSELTGLFVERPESTTVIKGKNVTFVAKVDSSDLLRKPNMKWLKGKWLDLGSKAGKHVQFKEAYDRNSKVYTYEMSIIKVVEGDAGGYRCEVTSKDKCDSCTFEVTVEAVQEEQPANILDAFKRSGDAGEDAGDLDFSALLKKREKKARDEPKEDVDVWEILKDAKPCDYEKIAFDYGITDLRGLLKRLKKMKKVEPKKSDAFLKKLEQCYSVDKGKRTQMHVELHDPNVQVKWLKNGVEIKPSAKYVFECVGNKRTLTINKCNLSDDAAYECVVGEEKSFTEVFVKEPPVTITKLLDDVHVVVGEKVEFECEVSEEGANVKWMKDGVELTKDGKIRIKKDGKKHTLVINEATIEDIGMYYVYTNGGESKGELEVEAKELEVLQSIADLSVKACEQAMFKCEVSDEKVVGKWFKDGVEVKPGNRIKMSHIGRIHKLTIDDVKPQDEGNYTFVPEGYALSLSAKLNFIEIKIEYVPRQDPPKIHLDTSSTGSKNTIVVVAGNKLRLDVEITGEPVPTVCWMKGDTVISEAEGRVRVETRTTLSSFVIEGAERPDEGQYSIIVTNPAGEDRAELTVKIVDVPNPPENVRCMGVGEDTATITWDPPKFDGGAPIKGYLMERKKQGSSRWTKLNFEVFESTTYEAKKMIEGVFYEMRVFAVNGIGISQPSGNSKPFMPIAPTSEPTRLTVEDVTDSTCALKWRPPERVGAGGVDGYIIEWCKEGEDNWVAANKEPVDKNTYRVKGLPTGEKLLFRVVAMNIAGRSPPCTMKQSVTIREIMEYPKIRLPRQLRTKFIRKVGEKINLVIPFQGKPRPVVNWLKDGEPLENKSVGIRTSDFDTILFIRSAERDHSGTYTLSVQIDNMQDKADIHIQIVDKPGPPINVMVTDVWGFNAALEWKPPKDTGNTDITGYTIQKADKKTQGWFTVYEHNRRPSCTASDLVMGNEYSFRVFSENICGLSDEVAFSKNTAIIGKTDLEYNKPAFKERDMSSSPKFTAPLVDRVVVAGYSTAISCAVRAYPKAKIVWMKNKMIIGEDPKFLMQNNQGVLTLNIRKPSQFDGGKYSCKAINDLGEDEVECRLEVRVLKEKKEGDEEKK; encoded by the exons CTGCCAAGACAGATAAGGCTGCAGCAGCACCTGCTG ataagG AGACTGTCCCAGGGGGGCAGTCCGAGCTGACCGGACTATTTGTAGAGAGGCCAGAGAGCACTACAGTAATCAAAG GGAAGAACGTCACATTTGTGGCTAAAGTGGACTCATCTGACCTGCTGAGGAAGCCCAACATGAAATGGCTGAAAGGGAAGTGGCTGGACCTGGGCAGCAAGGCTGGCAAGCACGTGCAGTTTAAAGAGGCCTATGACAGGAACTCCAAG GtctacacatatgagatgagcatcATCAAAGTAGTGGAAGGAGACGCAGGTGGCTACCGCTGTGAGGTCACCTCCAAAGACAAGTGTGACAGCTGTACATTTGAAGTCACAGTGGAAG CCGTACAAGAAGAGCAGCCCGCCAACATCCTGGATGCCTTCAAGCGATC gggagatgcaggagaggatgcAGGTGACCTGGACTTCAGTGCCCTCCTCAAAAAAAG gGAAAAAAAGGCGAGGGACGAGCCCAAAGAGGATGTGGATGTGTGGGAGATCCTGAAGGATGCTAAGCCATGTGACTATGAGAAGATTGCCTTTGACTATGGCATCACAGACCTCAGGGGCCTACTCAAGAGACTGAAGAAGATGAAGAAGGTGGAACCCAAGAAGAGTGATG CCTTCCTGAAGAAGCTAGAGCAATGTTACTCCGTGGACAAGGGCAAGAGGACCCAGATGCATGTTGAGCTCCATGACCCCAACGTTCAGGTCAAATGGCTGAAGAACGGAGTGGAGATCAAACCCTCCGCCAA GTATGTGTTTGAGTGCGTGGGCAACAAACGGACACTCACCATCAACAAGTGCAACCTGTCTGACGATGCAGCCTATGAGTGTGTGGTGGGAGAGGAGAAGAGCTTCACTGAAGTCTTTGTCAAAG AGCCCCCAGTCACCATCACCAAGCTGCTGGACGATGTGCATGTCGTGGTGGGAGAGAAGGTGGAGTTTGAGTgtgaggtgtcagaggaaggagcCAACGTCAAATG gatgaaagatggagttgagcTGACCAAGGATGGGAAGATCAGGATAAAGAAGGATGGGAAGAAACACACTCTGGTCATCAATGAAGCAACCATAGAGGACATCGGGATGTACTATGTTTACACTAACGGGGGAGAATCCAAAGGAGAACTGGAAGTGGAAG CCAAGGAGCTGGAGGTTCTGCAGAGTATAGCTGACCTGTCGGTGAAGGCGTGTGAACAGGCCATGTTCAAGTGTGAGGTGTCTGATGAGAAGGTGGTGGGAAAATGGTTCAAGGACGGTGTGGAGGTCAAACCCGGCAACCGCATCAAGATGTCACACATCGGAAG GATCCACAAGCTGACGATTGATGACGTGAAGCCGCAGGACGAAGGAAACTACACCTTTGTCCCTGAAGGATACGCACTCTCCCTCTCCGCTAAACTCAACTTCAttg AAATCAAGATCGAATATGTTCCACGCCAAG ACCCTCCCAAAATCCACCTGGACACCAGTAGCACGGGCAGCAAGAACACCATTGTTGTGGTGGCTGGCAACAAGCTCCGCCTTGATGTGGAGATCACAGGAGAGCCTGTCCCCACTGTGTGCTGGATGAAAGGAGACACT GTGATATCGGAGGCGGAGGGCAGAGTGAGGGTGGAGACCAGGACCACTCTGAGCAGCTTTGTCATTGAGGGGGCGGAGAGGCCAGACGAAGGCCAGTACTCCATCATAGTGACCAACCCAGCCGGAGAGGACAGGGCTGAGCTCACCGTCAAGATCGTTG ATGTGCCTAACCCTCCAGAGAACGTCAGATGTATGGGAGTTGGCGAGGACACAGCCACCATTACATGGGATCCCCCCAAATTTGACGGGGGTGCGCCCATCAAAG GCTACCTGATGGAGAGGAAGAAGCAGGGTTCCTCCAGGTGGACCAAGCTGAACTTTGAGGTGTTTGAGTCAACCACGTACGAGGCCAAGAAGATGATTGAGGGTGTTTTTTATGAGATGAGAGTGTTTGCTGTCAACGGGATCGGGATCTCCCAGCCCAGCGGCAACTCAAAGCCCTTCATGCCCATCG ctcctACCAGTGAGCCCACTCGTCTGACGGTGGAGGATGTGACAGACAGCACCTGTGCCCTGAAGTGGCGTCCTCCAGAGAGGGTTGGAGCAGGGGGCGTTGACGGGTACATAATCGAGTGGTGCAAAGAAGGAG AGGATAACTGGGTGGCAGCCAATAAGGAGCCAGTGGACAAGAACACGTACCGTGTGAAGGGGCTGCCAACAGGAGAGAAGCTCTTGTTCAGAGTGGTGGCTATGAACATCGCTGGACGCAGCCCCCCCTGCACCATGAAACAGTCTGTCACCATCAGAGAGATCATGG AGTACCCAAAGATCCGCCTGCCTCGCCAGCTAAGAACCAAGTTCATCAGGAAAGTGGGCGAGAAGATCAACCTGGTCATCCCCTTCCAG ggGAAGCCTCGCCCTGTGGTCAACTGGTTGAAAGACGGTGAGCCCCTGGAGAATAAATCGGTGGGCATCCGCACCAGTGACTTTGACACCATCCTGTTCATTCGCTCGGCAGAAAGGGACCACTCTGGGACGTACACCCTGTCTGTCCAGATAGACAACATGCAGGACAAGGCTGACATACACATCCAGATCGTAG ACAAGCCAGGTCCTCCTATAAATGTGATGGTAACAGATGTGTGGGGCTTCAACGCTGCTCTGGAGTGGAAGCCCCCCAAAGACACAGGCAACACTGATATCACCGGCTACACCATCCAGAAGGCTGACAAGAAGACCCAG GGTTGGTTCACAGTGTATGAGCACAACCGCCGGCCCAGCTGCACAGCATCTGACCTGGTCATGGGGAACGAGTACTCCTTCCGTGTGTTCAGTGAGAACATCTGTGGCTTGAGCGATGAGGTAGCCTTCAGCAAGAACACTGCCATCATAGGCAAAACAG ATCTGGAATACAACAAACCAGCCTTCAAAGAGAGGGACATGAGCAGCTCCCCCAAGTTTACAGCTCCCCTAGTGGACAGGGTTGTCGTTGCAGGCTACAGTACTGCCATCAGCTGTGCTGTCCGGGCCTACCCTaag GCTAAGATAGTGTGGATGAAGAACAAGATGATCAT
- the mybpc2a gene encoding myosin binding protein Ca isoform X15, giving the protein MPEAKKPEAEPEEIAAKTDKAAAAPADKEARSAIEEGSECRDETVPGGQSELTGLFVERPESTTVIKGKNVTFVAKVDSSDLLRKPNMKWLKGKWLDLGSKAGKHVQFKEAYDRNSKVYTYEMSIIKVVEGDAGGYRCEVTSKDKCDSCTFEVTVEAVQEEQPANILDAFKRSGDAGEDAGDLDFSALLKKREKKARDEPKEDVDVWEILKDAKPCDYEKIAFDYGITDLRGLLKRLKKMKKVEPKKSDAFLKKLEQCYSVDKGKRTQMHVELHDPNVQVKWLKNGVEIKPSAKYVFECVGNKRTLTINKCNLSDDAAYECVVGEEKSFTEVFVKEPPVTITKLLDDVHVVVGEKVEFECEVSEEGANVKWMKDGVELTKDGKIRIKKDGKKHTLVINEATIEDIGMYYVYTNGGESKGELEVEAKELEVLQSIADLSVKACEQAMFKCEVSDEKVVGKWFKDGVEVKPGNRIKMSHIGRIHKLTIDDVKPQDEGNYTFVPEGYALSLSAKLNFIEIKIEYVPRQDPPKIHLDTSSTGSKNTIVVVAGNKLRLDVEITGEPVPTVCWMKGDTVISEAEGRVRVETRTTLSSFVIEGAERPDEGQYSIIVTNPAGEDRAELTVKIVDVPNPPENVRCMGVGEDTATITWDPPKFDGGAPIKGYLMERKKQGSSRWTKLNFEVFESTTYEAKKMIEGVFYEMRVFAVNGIGISQPSGNSKPFMPIAPTSEPTRLTVEDVTDSTCALKWRPPERVGAGGVDGYIIEWCKEGEDNWVAANKEPVDKNTYRVKGLPTGEKLLFRVVAMNIAGRSPPCTMKQSVTIREIMEYPKIRLPRQLRTKFIRKVGEKINLVIPFQGKPRPVVNWLKDGEPLENKSVGIRTSDFDTILFIRSAERDHSGTYTLSVQIDNMQDKADIHIQIVDKPGPPINVMVTDVWGFNAALEWKPPKDTGNTDITGYTIQKADKKTQGWFTVYEHNRRPSCTASDLVMGNEYSFRVFSENICGLSDEVAFSKNTAIIGKTDLEYNKPAFKERDMSSSPKFTAPLVDRVVVAGYSTAISCAVRAYPKAKIVWMKNKMIIGEDPKFLMQNNQGVLTLNIRKPSQFDGGKYSCKAINDLGEDEVECRLEVRVLKEKKEGDEEKK; this is encoded by the exons CTGCCAAGACAGATAAGGCTGCAGCAGCACCTGCTG ataagG AAGCCCGGTCTGCTATAGAGG AGGGAAGTGAGTGCAGAGATG AGACTGTCCCAGGGGGGCAGTCCGAGCTGACCGGACTATTTGTAGAGAGGCCAGAGAGCACTACAGTAATCAAAG GGAAGAACGTCACATTTGTGGCTAAAGTGGACTCATCTGACCTGCTGAGGAAGCCCAACATGAAATGGCTGAAAGGGAAGTGGCTGGACCTGGGCAGCAAGGCTGGCAAGCACGTGCAGTTTAAAGAGGCCTATGACAGGAACTCCAAG GtctacacatatgagatgagcatcATCAAAGTAGTGGAAGGAGACGCAGGTGGCTACCGCTGTGAGGTCACCTCCAAAGACAAGTGTGACAGCTGTACATTTGAAGTCACAGTGGAAG CCGTACAAGAAGAGCAGCCCGCCAACATCCTGGATGCCTTCAAGCGATC gggagatgcaggagaggatgcAGGTGACCTGGACTTCAGTGCCCTCCTCAAAAAAAG gGAAAAAAAGGCGAGGGACGAGCCCAAAGAGGATGTGGATGTGTGGGAGATCCTGAAGGATGCTAAGCCATGTGACTATGAGAAGATTGCCTTTGACTATGGCATCACAGACCTCAGGGGCCTACTCAAGAGACTGAAGAAGATGAAGAAGGTGGAACCCAAGAAGAGTGATG CCTTCCTGAAGAAGCTAGAGCAATGTTACTCCGTGGACAAGGGCAAGAGGACCCAGATGCATGTTGAGCTCCATGACCCCAACGTTCAGGTCAAATGGCTGAAGAACGGAGTGGAGATCAAACCCTCCGCCAA GTATGTGTTTGAGTGCGTGGGCAACAAACGGACACTCACCATCAACAAGTGCAACCTGTCTGACGATGCAGCCTATGAGTGTGTGGTGGGAGAGGAGAAGAGCTTCACTGAAGTCTTTGTCAAAG AGCCCCCAGTCACCATCACCAAGCTGCTGGACGATGTGCATGTCGTGGTGGGAGAGAAGGTGGAGTTTGAGTgtgaggtgtcagaggaaggagcCAACGTCAAATG gatgaaagatggagttgagcTGACCAAGGATGGGAAGATCAGGATAAAGAAGGATGGGAAGAAACACACTCTGGTCATCAATGAAGCAACCATAGAGGACATCGGGATGTACTATGTTTACACTAACGGGGGAGAATCCAAAGGAGAACTGGAAGTGGAAG CCAAGGAGCTGGAGGTTCTGCAGAGTATAGCTGACCTGTCGGTGAAGGCGTGTGAACAGGCCATGTTCAAGTGTGAGGTGTCTGATGAGAAGGTGGTGGGAAAATGGTTCAAGGACGGTGTGGAGGTCAAACCCGGCAACCGCATCAAGATGTCACACATCGGAAG GATCCACAAGCTGACGATTGATGACGTGAAGCCGCAGGACGAAGGAAACTACACCTTTGTCCCTGAAGGATACGCACTCTCCCTCTCCGCTAAACTCAACTTCAttg AAATCAAGATCGAATATGTTCCACGCCAAG ACCCTCCCAAAATCCACCTGGACACCAGTAGCACGGGCAGCAAGAACACCATTGTTGTGGTGGCTGGCAACAAGCTCCGCCTTGATGTGGAGATCACAGGAGAGCCTGTCCCCACTGTGTGCTGGATGAAAGGAGACACT GTGATATCGGAGGCGGAGGGCAGAGTGAGGGTGGAGACCAGGACCACTCTGAGCAGCTTTGTCATTGAGGGGGCGGAGAGGCCAGACGAAGGCCAGTACTCCATCATAGTGACCAACCCAGCCGGAGAGGACAGGGCTGAGCTCACCGTCAAGATCGTTG ATGTGCCTAACCCTCCAGAGAACGTCAGATGTATGGGAGTTGGCGAGGACACAGCCACCATTACATGGGATCCCCCCAAATTTGACGGGGGTGCGCCCATCAAAG GCTACCTGATGGAGAGGAAGAAGCAGGGTTCCTCCAGGTGGACCAAGCTGAACTTTGAGGTGTTTGAGTCAACCACGTACGAGGCCAAGAAGATGATTGAGGGTGTTTTTTATGAGATGAGAGTGTTTGCTGTCAACGGGATCGGGATCTCCCAGCCCAGCGGCAACTCAAAGCCCTTCATGCCCATCG ctcctACCAGTGAGCCCACTCGTCTGACGGTGGAGGATGTGACAGACAGCACCTGTGCCCTGAAGTGGCGTCCTCCAGAGAGGGTTGGAGCAGGGGGCGTTGACGGGTACATAATCGAGTGGTGCAAAGAAGGAG AGGATAACTGGGTGGCAGCCAATAAGGAGCCAGTGGACAAGAACACGTACCGTGTGAAGGGGCTGCCAACAGGAGAGAAGCTCTTGTTCAGAGTGGTGGCTATGAACATCGCTGGACGCAGCCCCCCCTGCACCATGAAACAGTCTGTCACCATCAGAGAGATCATGG AGTACCCAAAGATCCGCCTGCCTCGCCAGCTAAGAACCAAGTTCATCAGGAAAGTGGGCGAGAAGATCAACCTGGTCATCCCCTTCCAG ggGAAGCCTCGCCCTGTGGTCAACTGGTTGAAAGACGGTGAGCCCCTGGAGAATAAATCGGTGGGCATCCGCACCAGTGACTTTGACACCATCCTGTTCATTCGCTCGGCAGAAAGGGACCACTCTGGGACGTACACCCTGTCTGTCCAGATAGACAACATGCAGGACAAGGCTGACATACACATCCAGATCGTAG ACAAGCCAGGTCCTCCTATAAATGTGATGGTAACAGATGTGTGGGGCTTCAACGCTGCTCTGGAGTGGAAGCCCCCCAAAGACACAGGCAACACTGATATCACCGGCTACACCATCCAGAAGGCTGACAAGAAGACCCAG GGTTGGTTCACAGTGTATGAGCACAACCGCCGGCCCAGCTGCACAGCATCTGACCTGGTCATGGGGAACGAGTACTCCTTCCGTGTGTTCAGTGAGAACATCTGTGGCTTGAGCGATGAGGTAGCCTTCAGCAAGAACACTGCCATCATAGGCAAAACAG ATCTGGAATACAACAAACCAGCCTTCAAAGAGAGGGACATGAGCAGCTCCCCCAAGTTTACAGCTCCCCTAGTGGACAGGGTTGTCGTTGCAGGCTACAGTACTGCCATCAGCTGTGCTGTCCGGGCCTACCCTaag GCTAAGATAGTGTGGATGAAGAACAAGATGATCAT